From the genome of Gemmatimonadaceae bacterium, one region includes:
- a CDS encoding LptF/LptG family permease, with translation MKILTKYVLKEHVGPFIFAVTALTSLMLLQYIGKRLGDLVGKGLPWRVLVEFFMLSIPFTVAMTLPMAVLVAVLYAYTRMASENEITAMRATGMSMRSLLIPTLLAGTAVAVVMLAFNDQVLSRANHQLAVLQDDISRTKPSFALKEQVINTIVDQKFYLRAARIDRASQHMQGVTIWDLSNPAHRRTIYADSGTLGVAENRLDLLMHLYDGVMVEVPTAQPKQYTRMFYASDVLRLRNVTNSFTATDADSAAKSDREMTVCEMQAKFADFDYQLQQANYDRMEAQAQLLAAAGEQHVQWPAKPVRRNPFGLGKIYCALLDRIFGVKRAEAATLPVRQQPPRQQPPAAQAVRPPPPPAQAPGQAPAQQAETTHVGPPTPQPAQEQLTAISQRAVERVRLEGQREVAAAREKAARYERIRYDIEIQKKFSLAAACIIFVLLGPPIALRFPRGGVGLVIGVSFAVFALYYVGLIGGETLANDQIISPFWAMWAANIVLLVVGISMTLRMNRVTGATRGGDWSELRVLFARWVRRLAGRAPRSAT, from the coding sequence GTGAAGATCCTCACCAAGTACGTGCTTAAAGAGCACGTGGGCCCCTTTATCTTCGCCGTGACGGCGTTGACGTCGCTCATGCTGCTCCAATACATCGGCAAGCGGCTCGGCGATCTGGTAGGCAAGGGCCTGCCGTGGCGCGTGCTGGTGGAGTTCTTCATGCTCTCCATCCCGTTCACCGTGGCGATGACGTTGCCCATGGCGGTGCTCGTCGCGGTGCTGTACGCGTACACCCGTATGGCGTCCGAGAACGAGATCACGGCCATGCGGGCCACCGGCATGAGCATGCGATCGCTGTTGATCCCCACGCTCCTGGCCGGCACTGCGGTGGCGGTGGTCATGCTCGCGTTCAACGACCAGGTGCTGTCGCGCGCCAACCACCAACTGGCGGTGCTGCAGGACGACATTTCGCGCACCAAGCCCAGCTTCGCGCTCAAGGAACAGGTCATCAACACGATCGTCGACCAGAAGTTCTACCTGCGGGCCGCGCGCATCGACCGAGCGTCCCAGCACATGCAGGGCGTGACGATCTGGGATCTGAGCAATCCGGCCCATCGCCGGACGATCTACGCCGACAGCGGCACGCTCGGCGTGGCCGAGAACCGACTGGATCTGTTGATGCATCTATACGACGGCGTGATGGTGGAGGTCCCCACCGCCCAGCCCAAACAGTACACGCGCATGTTCTACGCGAGCGACGTTCTGCGCTTGCGCAATGTGACCAACTCGTTCACCGCCACCGATGCCGACTCGGCCGCGAAGAGCGACCGCGAGATGACGGTGTGCGAGATGCAAGCCAAGTTCGCCGACTTCGACTACCAGCTGCAGCAGGCGAATTACGACCGCATGGAAGCGCAGGCCCAACTGCTCGCGGCGGCCGGCGAACAGCACGTGCAGTGGCCGGCCAAGCCCGTACGGCGCAATCCATTCGGGTTGGGCAAGATCTACTGCGCGCTGCTGGACCGGATCTTCGGCGTGAAGCGGGCGGAAGCGGCCACGCTGCCGGTGAGGCAGCAACCCCCGCGTCAGCAACCGCCGGCCGCGCAGGCCGTGCGGCCTCCGCCACCACCGGCGCAGGCACCGGGCCAGGCGCCGGCACAGCAGGCGGAAACGACGCACGTGGGGCCGCCCACGCCGCAGCCCGCCCAAGAACAGTTGACGGCCATATCACAGCGGGCGGTGGAAAGGGTCCGGCTCGAGGGCCAGCGAGAGGTGGCGGCGGCTCGGGAGAAGGCCGCGCGCTACGAACGCATCCGCTACGACATCGAGATCCAGAAGAAGTTCTCGCTCGCCGCGGCCTGCATCATCTTCGTCCTGCTCGGTCCGCCCATCGCTCTGCGATTCCCGCGCGGGGGCGTGGGACTGGTGATCGGGGTGAGCTTCGCGGTGTTCGCGCTCTACTACGTCGGGTTGATCGGCGGCGAGACGCTGGCCAACGATCAGATCATCTCGCCGTTCTGGGCAATGTGGGCGGCCAACATCGTGCTCCTCGTCGTCGGTATCTCGATGACGCTACGCATGAACCGGGTGACGGGAGCGACGCGGGGGGGCGATTGGAGCGAGTTGCGCGTCCTGTTCGCCCGGTGGGTGCGGCGGCTCGCAGGACGCGCGCCGCGGAGCGCCACCTGA
- the sprA gene encoding cell surface protein SprA, protein MRVTRLLAVSFFLAPTLLSAQRPEPSAVTRNLPPGAALVVPGVTAPWVSRADTDSVAQSLFGPGSDLNLQLDARIEAKTERDRNERCNFSQFYDPGRACNGTFAPNFDFQFSVKSTGTVANHVHVDVDYDSQREFDASNNISLVYAGNPGARLQQLQIGNVSFDAPPSRFITAGIPTGNYGLQAIGQLGPLNIRAIAAQQTGNVVQDRDFEIGDSAYSNGRLDIADWQVEARRFFFTVDPRLFKGDYPNIDLLNRGQLQHMAAGLPDTLRPTRVLVYRLQYGTQPRNPNGPRFQLNGSPSPARQTYDLLREGVDYYMDPSLLWFALVRPLNPNNERLVVAYNVRINGRDTVWVTTGGTPDVQATAAPQYANLVWDPSVNPGAPAFDREIRSVYRIGGEDLDRRSVQLRVFAGTGDQERPIAGPAQTYLQMFGLAQLNNSQSFDVENRLWPRPTDPNVSLNAGAGDPRLAGSTKIIHDYFLVMPSLRPFAERDSGLVAVGNPSNDAIYTTPDDYLVSSSQHPASVYRLHVQYETRDNAEAGTIVLGSVQIRRNSERILLDGVPLTRDLDYRIDYDLGRVTFFRPDTLFNRRRTVSVRYEENPLFAPTPTSIFGLTSALPLSHGIINFTAISQSQQSAFTRPQLGFEPAASLIAGVNGQFSWQLPGLTSALRRFTSSDPKRPSLLTVTGELAASHPLQNANQQAYIESFEGSGGINVNLADGLWYYSSLPALGQRLPPTIGGALVPSRMATMAWQNNGTGADGKPVTYTITDIDPLAAIGGNGFAPPETMLWMTLYPLAVGGSLNRARDEYQWHVSSTLSGRRFRSIRTVLSPTGIDLTNVQYLQFWTLVDTSVVGRSANPALIFDLGTISENSYTFAPETLYLRPRPGGGVDSVYAGKRAQGLDHLDTELDPFTRTFNVSVNDTGLPGDLIDTLVVVDPNGTVSKVENFAVCQGQLNAILPLGDTHANCTVHNNRLDSEDIDQDGVLNIDSAHRESESILRYVVDLSDPTTYTRIGNVALIPDTVGGVVTDVRKEWVLVKVPFNAPNDSLNAVLRRRMQALRITMVSGAGTPDNQFVQLPIDQLQLVGAPWLARNDQTLTGIAGDQAAGGYVITSLIGTTDRDSVNGLFYVSPPGVTNAADTRAAAYAPTAVQINEQSLRIQAGNLPVYGRAEAYYRFPSGQQNFMGYQQLRLWARGRNHGWGTTGELQMYVKMGRDQDNFYMYRTPVNAGAGQSAWLPEVEVNFQEFFNLRQQLQNAYMHRLGVPDSLACTGVDSAIIVASALPATGLNHRYAACANGYMVYTVQPGVTPPNLGAVQEMAVGIVRVAQGGGPTAVLPGDTLELWVDDIRLANVVNATGYASQMGATLQAGDLGNLRVDFMRRDPNFRQLGDQPSFQDQRTLELSGTLHMERLLPARWNLAAPLTVTRILSTSAPAFLVGSDLMGGGVGGLRTPRDAVATYSVVLRADRPITGSVLAPLVNHLSAAATLNTGDMRDVYSTGASQNLDFGLNYDVSESGAPTPLPDWMRAALGALPGPLQGGPITALERGTFRWRPTEFQLSSGITHNDARQSSYLSPSTTGVDSASLSLATDRLWRNGGVIAFQPTDALTAQLAATSLRDLRQYGDTSPQAVLASAERQRLFGVDVGMERQRTMQGSVHFAPRVSDWLRPRFDFGTQYMMLRDPNSTSLLLPTDSAGHPVLPALITASQTLGLGVAIDPGQLVAAYSGDTLLTKRITRLFSPIDVDYSRSLISALDGAPRGGPLALQLGLGNVGGYRYVHGAPASSAGFTGTWTANAAVNLPFGVTVVNRYRRTSNQNWVLRLDSTQAQVAGLTTTFPDFNVRWNWRPPGATMRPWVTAVNATVGYAHTIATASQLNALNTTAPDLSRARVDAYPVSGSITWGFGGLSTAAGYTLTQRVDSLPGSFARGRAEDVNVDVGRSFTIPSSWGLGIKNAVRARFGLQQTHTQSFVYADDGSQKSRLVDNGQSAINLNADTDLSETMQFTLQVSRIITYDNNLNTRLNQFVLSTILQIHFASGPLR, encoded by the coding sequence GTGCGCGTCACTCGCCTGCTCGCCGTCTCCTTCTTCCTCGCTCCCACGCTGCTCTCTGCTCAGCGCCCGGAGCCGAGTGCCGTCACGCGGAATCTACCGCCGGGGGCAGCGCTGGTCGTGCCCGGCGTGACGGCGCCATGGGTGAGCCGTGCCGACACCGATTCCGTCGCCCAGTCGCTGTTCGGTCCGGGGAGCGATCTCAACCTGCAGCTCGACGCCCGCATCGAAGCCAAGACCGAGCGCGATCGCAACGAACGCTGCAACTTCAGCCAATTCTACGACCCGGGGCGCGCCTGCAACGGCACGTTTGCGCCCAACTTCGACTTTCAGTTCTCGGTCAAGAGTACGGGGACCGTGGCCAACCACGTCCACGTCGACGTGGACTACGACTCGCAGCGTGAGTTCGACGCCTCGAACAACATATCGTTGGTGTATGCCGGCAACCCGGGCGCGCGGCTGCAGCAGTTGCAGATCGGGAACGTGTCGTTCGACGCGCCGCCGTCGCGGTTCATCACGGCGGGCATCCCGACCGGCAATTATGGGTTGCAGGCGATCGGGCAACTCGGCCCGCTCAACATCCGCGCCATCGCCGCCCAGCAGACTGGGAACGTGGTCCAGGATCGTGATTTCGAGATCGGCGACAGCGCGTACTCGAACGGCCGGCTGGACATCGCCGATTGGCAGGTGGAGGCCCGCCGTTTCTTCTTCACCGTCGATCCACGGCTGTTCAAGGGTGACTACCCCAACATCGACCTGCTCAACCGCGGCCAATTGCAGCACATGGCCGCCGGGCTTCCCGACACCCTGCGGCCGACGCGGGTGCTCGTCTACCGGCTGCAGTACGGGACGCAGCCGCGGAACCCCAACGGGCCCCGGTTCCAGCTGAACGGGAGTCCGTCGCCGGCCCGGCAGACGTACGACCTGTTGCGCGAAGGGGTGGACTACTACATGGACCCCTCGTTGCTCTGGTTCGCGCTCGTGCGGCCGCTCAACCCCAACAACGAGCGGCTGGTGGTGGCGTACAACGTGCGCATCAACGGCCGTGACACGGTGTGGGTCACCACCGGCGGCACGCCCGATGTGCAGGCGACTGCCGCCCCGCAGTACGCCAACCTGGTGTGGGACCCGAGCGTCAATCCAGGCGCGCCGGCGTTCGATCGCGAGATCCGCTCGGTGTACCGCATCGGAGGCGAGGACCTCGACCGACGGTCGGTGCAGCTGCGCGTCTTCGCCGGCACCGGCGACCAGGAGCGCCCCATCGCCGGCCCGGCGCAAACGTATCTCCAGATGTTCGGGCTGGCGCAGTTGAACAACAGTCAGTCGTTCGACGTCGAGAACCGGCTCTGGCCGCGGCCCACCGATCCGAACGTGAGTCTCAACGCCGGGGCCGGCGATCCCCGGCTGGCCGGGAGCACCAAGATCATCCACGACTACTTCCTGGTCATGCCGTCGCTGCGCCCCTTCGCGGAGCGCGATTCGGGGCTGGTCGCGGTGGGGAACCCGAGCAACGACGCCATCTACACCACGCCCGATGACTACCTGGTGTCGTCGAGCCAGCACCCGGCGTCGGTGTACCGGCTGCACGTGCAGTACGAGACGCGCGACAACGCCGAGGCCGGCACGATCGTGCTCGGGTCGGTGCAGATTCGCCGCAATTCCGAACGGATCCTGCTCGACGGCGTGCCGCTCACGCGCGACCTGGACTATCGCATCGATTATGACCTGGGGCGGGTCACGTTCTTCCGTCCCGACACGCTGTTCAACCGGCGGCGTACGGTGAGCGTGCGGTACGAGGAGAATCCGCTGTTCGCGCCGACACCCACCAGCATCTTCGGCCTTACCTCGGCGCTGCCCCTCAGCCACGGCATCATCAACTTCACGGCCATTTCACAATCGCAGCAGTCGGCGTTCACGCGGCCGCAACTCGGGTTCGAGCCCGCGGCGTCACTCATCGCCGGAGTCAACGGCCAGTTCTCGTGGCAGCTCCCCGGGCTCACCAGTGCGTTGCGCCGGTTCACGTCCTCCGATCCCAAGCGGCCGTCGCTGCTTACCGTCACCGGTGAATTGGCGGCCAGTCACCCGCTGCAGAATGCCAACCAGCAGGCCTACATCGAGTCGTTCGAAGGGAGCGGCGGGATCAACGTCAACCTCGCCGACGGCCTCTGGTACTACTCGAGCCTTCCGGCGCTGGGCCAGCGGCTTCCTCCGACGATCGGGGGCGCGCTCGTCCCGTCGCGCATGGCGACCATGGCCTGGCAGAACAACGGCACGGGGGCCGACGGCAAGCCGGTGACCTATACGATCACCGATATCGACCCGCTCGCCGCGATCGGCGGCAACGGCTTCGCGCCGCCCGAGACGATGCTCTGGATGACGCTGTATCCGCTCGCCGTGGGCGGGTCGCTGAACCGGGCGCGCGACGAGTACCAGTGGCACGTCAGCAGCACGTTGAGCGGGCGCCGGTTCCGATCCATCCGCACCGTGCTCAGCCCCACGGGCATCGACCTCACGAACGTCCAGTATCTGCAGTTCTGGACCCTGGTCGACACCAGCGTCGTGGGCCGCAGCGCCAATCCCGCCCTGATCTTCGATCTCGGCACGATATCAGAAAACTCATATACGTTCGCGCCGGAGACGTTGTACCTCCGCCCGCGCCCGGGCGGCGGGGTGGACAGCGTCTACGCCGGCAAGCGCGCCCAGGGCCTCGACCACCTGGACACCGAACTCGACCCGTTCACGCGGACGTTCAACGTGTCGGTGAACGATACCGGCCTGCCGGGCGACCTGATCGACACGCTCGTCGTCGTGGACCCGAACGGGACCGTGAGCAAGGTCGAGAACTTCGCCGTCTGCCAGGGGCAACTGAACGCCATCCTGCCGCTGGGCGACACGCACGCCAATTGCACCGTACACAACAACCGGCTCGACAGCGAGGACATCGATCAGGACGGCGTGCTGAACATCGACAGCGCGCACCGCGAGAGCGAGAGCATCCTGCGGTACGTCGTGGATCTCAGCGATCCCACCACCTACACGCGGATCGGCAACGTGGCGCTGATCCCCGACACGGTGGGCGGCGTGGTGACCGACGTGCGGAAGGAATGGGTGCTGGTCAAGGTGCCGTTCAACGCCCCCAACGATTCGCTCAACGCCGTCCTGCGCCGCCGCATGCAGGCCCTGCGCATCACGATGGTCTCCGGGGCCGGCACCCCCGACAACCAGTTCGTCCAGCTTCCCATCGACCAATTGCAGCTCGTCGGCGCCCCGTGGCTGGCTCGCAACGACCAGACCCTCACCGGCATCGCCGGCGATCAGGCCGCGGGCGGATACGTGATCACGTCGCTCATCGGCACCACCGATCGCGATTCGGTCAACGGTCTGTTCTATGTGTCGCCCCCCGGCGTGACCAACGCCGCGGATACGCGCGCCGCGGCCTACGCCCCCACCGCCGTGCAGATCAACGAACAGTCGCTCCGCATCCAGGCGGGAAACCTGCCGGTGTACGGACGTGCCGAGGCGTATTACCGGTTTCCGTCGGGGCAGCAGAACTTCATGGGATACCAGCAGCTCCGCCTCTGGGCCCGTGGCCGCAACCACGGGTGGGGCACCACGGGCGAACTGCAGATGTACGTCAAGATGGGCCGGGACCAGGACAACTTCTACATGTACCGCACGCCGGTGAACGCCGGGGCCGGCCAGAGCGCCTGGCTCCCCGAGGTCGAGGTGAACTTCCAGGAGTTCTTCAACCTCCGGCAGCAATTACAGAACGCCTATATGCACCGTTTGGGCGTGCCCGATTCCCTCGCGTGCACGGGCGTCGACTCGGCGATCATCGTCGCCTCGGCGCTGCCCGCCACGGGGCTGAATCATCGCTACGCCGCGTGCGCGAACGGCTACATGGTGTACACGGTGCAGCCCGGCGTGACCCCGCCCAATCTCGGCGCCGTGCAGGAGATGGCGGTCGGAATCGTGCGCGTGGCCCAGGGTGGAGGCCCCACCGCCGTCCTGCCCGGCGACACGCTCGAGCTGTGGGTGGACGACATCCGCCTGGCCAACGTCGTCAACGCCACCGGCTACGCGAGCCAGATGGGCGCCACCCTGCAGGCCGGCGACCTGGGCAATCTGCGCGTGGACTTCATGCGCCGCGACCCCAACTTCCGTCAGCTCGGCGACCAGCCGTCGTTCCAGGACCAACGTACGCTCGAACTCTCGGGCACACTGCACATGGAAAGGCTGCTCCCGGCCCGCTGGAATCTGGCCGCCCCGCTCACGGTGACCCGAATCCTGTCCACGTCGGCGCCGGCATTCCTCGTCGGGAGCGACCTCATGGGCGGCGGCGTCGGCGGGCTCCGCACCCCGCGCGACGCCGTCGCCACCTACTCGGTGGTGCTGCGGGCCGACAGGCCGATCACCGGCTCGGTGCTCGCTCCGCTCGTCAACCACCTGTCGGCCGCCGCTACGCTCAACACCGGCGATATGCGCGACGTCTACTCCACTGGCGCCAGCCAGAACCTCGATTTTGGTCTCAACTATGACGTGAGCGAGTCGGGCGCCCCCACCCCGCTTCCCGACTGGATGCGGGCCGCGCTGGGCGCGCTTCCCGGCCCTCTGCAGGGCGGGCCGATCACGGCGCTCGAACGCGGCACGTTCCGCTGGCGGCCCACCGAATTCCAACTGAGCAGCGGCATCACACACAACGATGCCCGCCAGTCCTCCTACCTGTCGCCGTCCACCACCGGCGTCGACTCGGCCAGCCTGTCGCTGGCGACGGACCGGCTCTGGCGCAACGGCGGCGTAATCGCGTTCCAGCCAACGGACGCGCTCACCGCGCAGTTGGCCGCGACCTCCCTGCGCGACCTGCGCCAGTACGGCGACACCAGCCCCCAAGCGGTGCTGGCTAGCGCCGAGCGGCAGCGCCTGTTCGGAGTCGACGTGGGCATGGAACGCCAGCGGACCATGCAGGGCTCGGTCCATTTCGCGCCTCGCGTTTCGGACTGGCTGCGCCCGCGATTCGACTTCGGCACGCAATACATGATGCTGCGCGACCCCAATTCGACGTCGCTGCTCCTGCCCACCGACAGCGCCGGCCACCCCGTGCTGCCGGCCCTCATCACGGCGTCGCAGACCCTCGGGCTCGGCGTCGCCATCGACCCGGGGCAGCTCGTGGCGGCGTATTCGGGCGACACCCTGCTCACCAAACGCATCACACGCTTGTTCTCCCCCATCGATGTGGACTATTCCAGGAGCCTGATATCCGCGCTCGATGGCGCCCCCAGGGGGGGACCGCTCGCCCTCCAGCTCGGCCTCGGCAACGTGGGCGGCTACCGGTACGTGCATGGCGCACCGGCTTCCAGCGCCGGATTCACCGGCACGTGGACGGCCAATGCCGCCGTCAACCTCCCGTTCGGGGTCACCGTGGTGAACCGCTACCGGCGCACCAGCAACCAGAACTGGGTGCTTCGGCTCGACAGCACGCAGGCCCAGGTGGCGGGGCTTACGACCACCTTCCCCGACTTCAACGTGCGTTGGAACTGGCGCCCCCCGGGCGCGACCATGCGACCCTGGGTCACCGCCGTGAACGCGACCGTCGGATACGCGCATACCATCGCCACGGCATCCCAACTCAACGCCCTCAACACGACGGCGCCCGACCTCAGCCGCGCCCGCGTCGACGCGTATCCGGTGAGCGGGAGCATCACGTGGGGGTTCGGCGGGCTGAGCACCGCCGCTGGGTACACACTCACGCAGCGCGTGGACTCGCTGCCCGGCAGCTTCGCCAGGGGGCGCGCCGAGGACGTGAACGTCGACGTCGGCCGGTCGTTCACCATTCCGTCCTCGTGGGGGCTGGGCATCAAGAACGCCGTCCGCGCCCGTTTCGGGCTGCAGCAGACCCACACGCAGAGCTTCGTCTACGCCGACGACGGCAGCCAGAAGAGCCGGCTCGTCGACAACGGACAGTCGGCCATCAATCTCAACGCCGACACCGATCTCTCCGAGACCATGCAGTTCACGCTCCAGGTCTCACGCATCATCACCTACGACAACAACCTCAACACGCGGCTCAACCAGTTCGTGCTGTCCACCATCCTGCAGATCCATTTCGCCAGCGGGCCGCTCCGGTAG
- a CDS encoding TonB-dependent receptor produces the protein MIRVQRALLLASFVAVAGAGVGVRAQAQTISGTVTSAGRPVVGATVRLLELDRAERTGARGDYRFTDVARGTYRIFVGVPGYAAISDTVRLTGAEVTASFNLTPTAIPLEEIVVSASPTARPADEQYQSAESKSRTDFDNSAGMSFAEKISDLPGVTVRGNGSAPSRPILRGLGDNEVVILENGLRMGDIATYDPAHATPIDALSIAQIDVVRGPAAILYGPNTIGGLVNMITNIVPTASDHPMSGTVAIEGNSVSNEYSGYVNNIYTSGNSAFRVSAGEHHSGDIGIPKGTYTDPASGAQFDLSRIPQSDDKSSEGGLGYSYQGDFGMVGIGANHYEMNYGIPGVPPNADWLTVPPTTSRISQQRNTVEFRSLFNTTGSWFQRVKLDASYNDYNHSEFPTAQDSTGVSDPQANHFHKREFNAVLQFQQKQYGRLSGTLGLWSDIQNLTIEGDQPLGPNSVTTGLAGYAYEEYLAAPNTRLQAGVRFDYNKIQTNPYPQSTDTVFQTLDASRLSNAVTASVGAIQQFTPELTGSFSLARSFRAPTVQELFANGLDAASGTYSVGTASLGPENGLGLDASLKGDFGNAKFEFSPYVNFIDHYIYGFLRGDTIQDFPVRQFTATSARLAGFEASMVVQPAPYLALRASSDYVNAQDTRNNVPLPFIPPLRGLLRATYDNETYVGIVEARGAAAQNRLGDGDTPTAGYALLNLGVGKRIVVGGTVSEISLHCDNVFNTLYRDNLSVIKDFVPQPGRGFRLNYELLY, from the coding sequence ATGATTCGAGTTCAGCGCGCGTTGCTCCTAGCATCCTTCGTGGCCGTCGCCGGCGCCGGCGTTGGCGTCCGGGCCCAGGCCCAGACCATTAGCGGCACGGTCACGTCGGCCGGCCGCCCCGTGGTAGGCGCGACCGTGCGCCTGCTGGAACTGGACCGGGCGGAGCGCACCGGCGCACGCGGTGACTACCGATTTACCGACGTTGCTCGGGGCACGTACCGCATCTTTGTGGGCGTGCCTGGGTACGCCGCGATTTCCGACACCGTGCGGTTGACCGGGGCTGAAGTGACCGCGTCGTTCAATCTCACCCCGACCGCGATCCCGCTCGAGGAGATCGTCGTTTCGGCGTCGCCCACCGCGCGGCCGGCCGACGAGCAGTACCAGTCGGCGGAGTCGAAATCGCGCACCGACTTCGACAACAGCGCGGGAATGAGCTTTGCCGAGAAGATCTCCGACCTGCCCGGGGTGACGGTGCGCGGAAACGGATCCGCGCCGTCGCGCCCGATCCTGCGCGGCCTCGGCGACAATGAGGTGGTGATTCTCGAGAACGGGCTGCGGATGGGCGACATCGCCACGTACGATCCGGCCCACGCCACACCGATCGACGCGTTGAGCATTGCGCAGATCGACGTCGTGCGCGGACCGGCCGCGATCCTGTACGGTCCCAACACCATCGGCGGGCTGGTGAACATGATCACCAATATCGTACCCACGGCGTCGGATCATCCGATGTCGGGCACGGTGGCGATCGAGGGCAACAGTGTGAGCAACGAGTACTCCGGCTATGTCAACAACATATACACCAGCGGCAACTCGGCGTTTCGGGTCTCGGCCGGCGAGCACCATTCGGGCGACATCGGGATCCCGAAGGGCACCTATACCGATCCGGCCAGCGGGGCCCAGTTCGACCTGAGCCGCATTCCGCAGTCTGACGATAAGAGCAGCGAGGGCGGACTGGGCTACTCGTACCAGGGCGACTTTGGCATGGTGGGCATCGGTGCCAACCACTACGAGATGAACTACGGCATTCCCGGCGTGCCGCCGAATGCCGACTGGCTCACCGTACCGCCCACCACGTCACGCATTTCGCAGCAGCGCAACACGGTGGAGTTTCGCAGTCTGTTCAACACCACGGGCTCGTGGTTCCAGCGCGTGAAGCTCGACGCGAGCTACAACGACTACAACCACTCCGAGTTCCCCACGGCGCAGGATTCCACCGGCGTGTCCGATCCGCAGGCCAACCACTTCCACAAGCGGGAATTCAACGCCGTGCTGCAGTTTCAGCAGAAGCAGTACGGCAGGTTGAGCGGCACCCTCGGCCTGTGGTCGGACATCCAGAACCTGACCATCGAGGGCGACCAGCCGCTGGGGCCCAACTCGGTGACCACCGGACTGGCCGGCTATGCATACGAGGAGTATCTGGCGGCGCCCAACACGCGCCTGCAGGCCGGCGTGCGCTTTGACTACAACAAGATCCAGACCAATCCCTACCCGCAGTCCACCGACACAGTATTCCAGACGCTGGATGCATCGCGGCTCTCGAACGCGGTCACGGCCTCGGTGGGCGCCATCCAGCAGTTCACGCCGGAGCTCACGGGCTCGTTCAGCCTGGCGCGTTCGTTCCGCGCCCCCACCGTGCAGGAGTTGTTCGCCAACGGCCTCGACGCCGCCAGCGGGACGTACTCCGTGGGCACGGCGAGCCTGGGCCCGGAGAACGGGCTCGGCCTGGACGCATCGCTCAAGGGCGACTTCGGAAATGCCAAATTCGAGTTCTCGCCGTACGTGAACTTCATCGATCACTACATCTACGGATTCCTGCGCGGCGACACGATCCAGGATTTCCCGGTGCGCCAGTTCACGGCCACGAGCGCGCGCCTGGCCGGGTTCGAGGCGAGCATGGTTGTGCAGCCGGCGCCGTACCTGGCGCTGCGGGCAAGCTCCGACTACGTGAACGCGCAGGACACGCGGAACAACGTGCCACTGCCCTTCATCCCTCCGCTGCGTGGACTGCTGCGCGCCACGTACGACAATGAGACGTATGTGGGGATTGTCGAGGCACGGGGCGCGGCGGCCCAGAACCGGTTGGGGGACGGCGATACGCCGACGGCGGGCTATGCCCTGCTCAACCTCGGCGTCGGCAAGCGCATCGTGGTCGGCGGCACGGTGTCGGAGATCAGCCTGCACTGCGACAACGTGTTCAACACGCTGTATCGTGACAATCTGTCGGTGATCAAGGACTTCGTGCCCCAGCCGGGGCGCGGGTTCCGGCTGAATTACGAGCTGCTCTACTGA
- a CDS encoding M28 family peptidase, with amino-acid sequence MFVLACLATLALSSCDRFRGPKTAFDGAAAYAMVKTQVDFGPRVPGSPGWQKTGDWIVAQLKQLGDSVTEQRFMHVTPKGDTVPMRNIIGHIAPEKSQRVLYVTHWDTRPIAENDPVLGNRDKPIPGANDGASGVALLLQVAAALKKTPPTVGVDLLFVDGEDYGDFDTYSDTASNPNVLIGSTYYARHMSKDSLPLYGVLWDMIGDKDLNINQEGNSVADAPEVVSLVWGAARKLGYSKYFLNQTGETLIDDHVPFLDQGLHMIDVIDYDYGPKTTMTPQGWHHTLEDTPDKVSAQSLQIVGDVAVKLVTGN; translated from the coding sequence ATGTTCGTCCTGGCGTGCCTGGCCACCCTCGCCCTCTCGTCATGCGACCGCTTCCGCGGTCCCAAGACCGCGTTCGATGGCGCCGCTGCCTACGCCATGGTCAAGACGCAGGTGGACTTTGGCCCGCGCGTGCCCGGTTCGCCCGGATGGCAGAAGACCGGCGACTGGATCGTCGCCCAGCTCAAGCAACTCGGTGATTCGGTGACCGAGCAGCGGTTCATGCACGTCACGCCCAAGGGTGACACCGTCCCGATGCGCAACATCATCGGCCACATCGCCCCCGAGAAATCGCAACGCGTGCTCTACGTCACGCATTGGGACACGCGCCCGATCGCCGAGAACGATCCGGTGCTCGGCAACCGCGACAAACCCATTCCGGGGGCCAACGACGGGGCGTCGGGGGTGGCGCTGCTGCTCCAGGTGGCGGCGGCCCTCAAGAAAACACCGCCCACGGTGGGCGTGGACCTGCTATTCGTGGACGGCGAGGACTACGGCGACTTCGACACGTATTCCGACACGGCGAGCAACCCCAACGTGCTCATCGGGTCCACGTATTACGCGCGCCACATGTCCAAGGACAGCCTGCCGCTCTATGGCGTGCTGTGGGACATGATCGGTGACAAGGATCTGAACATCAACCAGGAAGGCAACTCGGTGGCCGACGCGCCCGAGGTGGTCTCGCTGGTGTGGGGCGCGGCCCGGAAGCTCGGCTACAGCAAGTATTTTCTGAACCAGACTGGCGAGACCCTGATCGACGACCATGTGCCGTTCCTCGACCAGGGGCTGCACATGATCGACGTGATCGACTATGACTACGGACCCAAGACCACCATGACGCCGCAGGGTTGGCACCACACACTGGAGGACACGCCCGACAAGGTTTCGGCGCAGAGCCTCCAGATCGTGGGGGATGTGGCCGTGAAGTTGGTGACGGGGAACTGA